The Meriones unguiculatus strain TT.TT164.6M chromosome 14, Bangor_MerUng_6.1, whole genome shotgun sequence sequence TTTGTTTCTCCTGTTACTTATAACTACTATTTTTATAATTACAGAAATTCTAAAGCAGCTCTTGACTCCTCTTGATATTACTTTTGAAGTGTTCTACAATTCCTTATTTTCTCAGCATTTTGGAGACTTCCGGAATCCCTCTCACATAGTCAACAGCCTCGTGTGCTGTCTGGAGCTGCTCGAGCTCCTCGCAGCCTCCAGAATCCACCTAAAACTGCACTTTAGAAGCCAAAGAATCTTATTTTTGAAACCCTGTGCTCTCAATATCCTTGCCTGGCCTATTCCAGCTTTTGTTAAGAGGAAATTGGTTATACTCATCAAAAAGTGTCTTCTCTGTAAAGTGGGAGAAGATCTCTGCCATGGATCTGTGCCCTTTCTGATGTCACCAGAGCATCTTCTGGATGGTGACATGCTGGCTTTAGCTGATGCACTTCTGCATGCTGTGCACTTGGGGTTGTGGAAGGCATTGTCTATTCCTGGAAAGCCTTCCTGCTTTGGAGGGGATGAGGTTCAGCCTGGATACAGACCCAGGTCTGGTCCTGATCACGTGACCCTAAGAGCAGCAAGCTTAATTACAGTGAAATCCTTAGAAATCAAGTTCCAGAACTGTACCTCAGCAAATGAAATGAAAGGTAATTCTCCAGGTTCATGTTTTATTCAAAGTACTATACAATTAACTGTTCACTTAAGAAAAGTGACTCATGCTTATTGAGTGCTAGTGTCGTTTCACTAGTTTAGCTATATTTTCCCTATTAAATTTAGTAAATGCTTTTTTAAATGGAGAAGGAGTTGCGGGGGATTGAAATTTCAAAAAGcttgtcagcttttttttttataattaatatgtATAGGATAATGAAGACGAAAAATAGTTGCCTTTTGACTCACTACCAAGCAAATGGAAGTCAGTTTATATTTAATTACGTTATTCATAAAAGCAGTCTGACTACTTGTGTTCATTATTGATAATGCTGTTTTGTTGAAACTACTATGGGAAGTTCTGTCAATAAAGGAATTGTTGTGCATACCTCCAAGGTGACAAGTCCAGTTGAGAGTGCCTGATTttcagtgtgtgtatgtagagGATAGGTCTCTCACTGCACTagggaaaaacaaacagcagCTGTGTCCAGGCCAACAGCCTATGCTTTCTAGGAGAGCATGACTCCTCAGCTCTGGAGCTGATCTGGCTGTCATTTTTTAAGGCTGTTCTAATTGTCGCAATTATAGTTTATAACACTAGGTGGCATCTGTTACATAATTCAGAGGTTTGTCTTGCAGTTAACCTCCCAGGAGTTTGGGTTTCTGCAGAACTTTTCTTACGGTTCTTTAACAAGCAAAAGGAGGATTTTCCTGTTATTTGGAAGCCATTTCCTTTTGTGGCTTAGCAGTCTATAGCTAACAAGAAGCTGTAGTTGCCAGGGAAGAGATCGCTGTTGTCCACTCAATCTGTTAACATGCTTTTATCATGAACTCACATAGTTATTTCTTAGACAAAATATGACTAGTTTTTTGGCAGGTAGACTTCTTGACTACGTTTGAAAGGAGTGCTCTTCCGTGAGTCACCTTTGCTATCCTTAGTTCTTCATTTGTAGAACAGATAATCCTGACTCTAGGATTCTCTAAGTCTGGATTATGATAATGCACTTACAAATTTGCATATAGAGAAGATAATTTGTGTGTTCATAAGCATTGCCTGTACTTTGACATTTCTGTTGTTTGAAGTTGACTTGCAGAAGTTCATGTCCGAGTTACTGGCCTTCTTAAAGCCTCACCTTCAGCCCTCCCTACAACTGTACAACCCATGTGAATGGCTGTCCAGGGTCTTCATAGAGCAGGATGACGACATGCTGGAGGCTGCCAAAGCATCCCTGAGCATCTACCTCCACTTGACCAGGTGTGTGTATTTCAAGTAATTTGGGCTGCCTATAAGCCAGAGaatcagaaaacacacacatcGGAAAATGCGCTTCTGCCTGGGGCATAGTCGTCCTGTGGTTTCCTCCAGTGTAAACTCTGCCTTACATGAAAATGGACACTATGTGCATTATACTGAGAAGTTGGCTGGCCGAGCAGATCAAGGAAAATAGGAACCCCTGGGTTCCAATGTAATTCCAGCTGTGTGTTGCCCATGTGATCAGGGGAAACCAGTACCTTCTGAATCTTAGCTGGTGACTAAGAACCATTTTTTAAAACCTCCCAAATGAACCTCTGAATTAAGCTCCTTTCAGGTGACCTTTGCCTTTGTCGTAGTGAATACAAATGTAAATAACCAAAGGCGTGTTTCCACACTTGAGATTTCATCCACATATACACTCCAGCTGCTCCCTCTAGAGAGCCACGCTGAGGCTGCTTGTGGAGTCACATTGCTGGGACACACCTGCCCCAAGTCTGTGACTACTTCGTACTGGCAGCATTGTGGTAATAGCTCCTAAAGTTGACCACCGCCGAGCCTTTCCACCATTTCTGCTCTGCTTTATTGAAACCCTCAAGTATCTGCTCCGTTTCCCTCTCCCTTGGCCTGGGAGAAGGCCTTTCTCTCTATGCTCGGCAGTTGCAGCCTTGGGCTTGCTATGTTAGGACCCAGCTGGCAATGGCTGCTTTCCATATATAAGAGTTTGCCGCCAGTTTTCAAAAGGTTCTACTCAAAAACAGAATTCCTGCATATAATTTGAGTTAGGCTCAAAAAGAGTGTAATGTAGCTTTAGAGTGTATCTTGATTTCATTCAGCACTGCCCTGTAACTCCTCTGTTCTGTGTGACATTTCCTGCCTTGCTTCAGCTCATGGGTTCACAGATGTAGATCCTTGTGCTTTGGGTAACTAAAAAGTGCCACCATGTTAAGATTTTCTTGTTTGTGAATGACAAAAACCATTTCAAATGAGTTTAAGCAAAAACAAATATTTGAGACCTAGTTGAGACTTTTAAGGGCATCAAATTGGCATCAGGCATAAGTGTGTACATatttctgtatgtgtctgtgtgtgtgtttatctacatgtgtgtctgcctatttgtctctctgtgtctatgtgtgtgtgtgtcagtctgtGTTCAAATCATGCCAGCCATTATTTCCTGTTTATGATTTCACAGCCTGATTCATTCTCAAGACCAGACCAGCAGCTTCTGCCTTCCTATGGTTATAATCTTTCTTAGCCATAGAGATGTCTCTGGGAGGATCTGTCATGGGGCCATGTTCTGATTGGTCAGTCTGGGTCACATATCTAACCCTGATGAGTGAGTCTTGAGCCCTTCTTGAGAAGGGATTTCTGATGtaaaagaaaggacagaagacTTTCGTGCAGACAGAAACTAAAGCTGGTTGGGGGTGAGCAGATTCAGGTTTGATTTGTTCGGTCTTAAAGTGACGTGTGAGGGTGTGTTTTTATAAACCTGCCAACCTGACCTCTGTCTTATCTGCATTTTCAGAGACTGGGACCCTTGTGTATGTCTGACCCAAGAAAAAGAAGCGTGGATCCATTACACACATGGAAATGGCTGTAATCCTCACtgtattttcttattcttcttaaaAAGTATAGCCTTTGACTCTACAGTTCTTCTTGACTTCTTGATTTCCTCAGAAACCTGTTTCCTTgaatattttgttaaatatttaaaattactgCAGAAAGACTGGGACCACTTTCTGTCCATCTGCAAGTTCTTTGCTGCAACAGGACCAAAATGTGGAGTAAATGTTCATGATCCTCTCCCCTCACTCATCCACACGGTCCCTCGTGCTCTGGCTTCTCCTGTTGGCTGCATAAATGCTTGCCTGTGGATCCCCCAGGCTTCTGATGCCGCCTTTGACTCCCAGAGCCAGGCTGTGATGCCCAAGGAGACCCACACAGTGCCAGCCCATGGCCCACCTTCCTGGACACCACAGAGTCTGGTAGACTATGACAGCTCAGGAGGATCTGATGAGGAAGCCCCAAGTGAGCGCCTGGTAAACAGCAA is a genomic window containing:
- the Lins1 gene encoding protein Lines homolog 1 gives rise to the protein MEGTQEVLDQLYKKVLLGATLEDDIHSYIFYLNPDLSGQAGHTTSSLAQASVNGVLDAMRGPHGPSSSEVTTPPEAQECMKRQFHVNKAWEVKLLQLTVVHAILSQVLSAETETHTKEGYRELIEVLLQSTEIDSKLICTLQDSDKLLSHMTAKCLASLLYFQLREKTTLSHPWITFCEKHLSESLESAEAVHCLWILTAVIKEILKDTHPQRTEILKQLLTPLDITFEVFYNSLFSQHFGDFRNPSHIVNSLVCCLELLELLAASRIHLKLHFRSQRILFLKPCALNILAWPIPAFVKRKLVILIKKCLLCKVGEDLCHGSVPFLMSPEHLLDGDMLALADALLHAVHLGLWKALSIPGKPSCFGGDEVQPGYRPRSGPDHVTLRAASLITVKSLEIKFQNCTSANEMKVDLQKFMSELLAFLKPHLQPSLQLYNPCEWLSRVFIEQDDDMLEAAKASLSIYLHLTRDWDPCVCLTQEKEAWIHYTHGNGCNPHCIFLFFLKSIAFDSTVLLDFLISSETCFLEYFVKYLKLLQKDWDHFLSICKFFAATGPKCGVNVHDPLPSLIHTVPRALASPVGCINACLWIPQASDAAFDSQSQAVMPKETHTVPAHGPPSWTPQSLVDYDSSGGSDEEAPSERLVNSKQISLCQELTREVQGLPRTRKDQKELSLEPQSRPVHPEEASPLFSASGNGAPSGTIQEVGPFLRTLKCLEELHSAIYRLQEKNLFPYNPAALLKLLKGVEAKCHNVGALGSTAAFV